The Urocitellus parryii isolate mUroPar1 chromosome 6, mUroPar1.hap1, whole genome shotgun sequence genome includes a window with the following:
- the Lrr1 gene encoding leucine-rich repeat protein 1 — MKLHCEVEVISRHLPALGLRNRGKGVRAILSLCQQTPGSQLRPRARGEPGSLRPACLLISTMKDKRGTRYELKENIEQFFTKFADEGKATIRLKEPPVDICLSKANSGSLKSFLSAVRLVHKGCDINASLSTLTPVKTSEFEKFKTKMVITSKKDYPLSKNFPYSLEYLQVSYCGLVRVDMRMLCLKNLRKLDLSHNHIKKLPATIGDLMHLQELNLNDNHLESFSVALCQSTLQKSLRSLDLSKNKIKVLPVQFCQLRELTDLKLDDNELIQFPFKIGQLANLRFLSAARNKLSFLPCEFKNLSLEYLDLFGNTFEQPKVFPVIKLQVPLSLLESSARAVLYNRIPYGSHIIPYHLCQDLDAAKTCVCGRYCLNCYIQGTTTMNLHSVAHTVVLVDNMGGTEAPVTSYFCSLTCYVNSSDVLK; from the exons ATGAAGCTGCACTGCGAGGTGGAGGTGATCAGCCGGCACTTGCCGGCCTTGGGGCTCAGGAACCGAGGCAAGGGTGTCCGAGCCATACTGAGCCTTTGTCAGCAGACGCCCGGGAGTCAGCTGCGGCCCCGCGCGAGGGGCGAGCCGGGCAGCCTGCGCCCCGCCTGCCTGCTGATCTCTACCATGAAGGACAAGCGCGGGACCCGCTATGAG CTAAAGGAAAACATTGAGCAGTTCTTCACCAAATTTGCAGATGAAGGGAAAGCTACTATCCGGTTAAAGGAGCCTCCTGTTGATATCTGTCTAAGTAAG gcCAATTCTGGCAGTTTGAAGAGTTTCCTTTCAGCTGTGAGACTGGTTCATAAAGGCTGTGATATCAACGCATCACTTTCCACACTCACACCAGTGAAAACatcagaatttgaaaaatttaaaacaaaaatggttaTCACTTCCAAAAAGGACTATCCTCTAAGCAAGAACTTTCCATATTCTCTGGAATACCTTCAGGTTTCTTATTGTGGGCTTGTTCGAGTTGACATGCGTATGCTTTGTTTAAAAAACCTTAGGAAGTTGGACTTGAGTCACAACCACATAAAAAAGCTTCCAGCGACAATTGGAGACCTCATGCACCTTCAGGAACTTAACCTGAATGACAATCACTTGGAGTCATTTAGTGTGGCCTTGTGTCAGTCTACACTCCAAAAGTCACTTCGAAGTTTGGATCtcagcaaaaacaaaatcaaggtaCTCCCTGTGCAGTTTTGCCAGCTGCGAGAACTTACAGATTTAAAACTTGATGATAATGAATTGATTCAGTTTCCTTTCAAGATAGGACAACTAGCAAACCTTCGTTTTTTGTCAGCAGCTAGAAATAAGCTTTCATTTTTGCCATGTGAATTTAAAAACCTATCCCTTGAGTATTTGGATCTTTTTGGAAATACTTTTGAACAGCCAAAGGTCTTTCCAGTTATAAAACTGCAAGTGCCATTAAGTTTATTGGAATCTTCTGCACGAGCCGTACTATATAATAG GATTCCATATGGCTCTCATATCATTCCTTACCATCTTTGCCAAGATTTGGATGCTGCAAAAACCTGTGTTTGTGGAAGATATTGTCTGAACTGTTACATTCAAGGAACTACTACCATGAATCTCCACTCTGTTGCTCACACTGTGGTCTTAGTAGATAATATGGGTGGTACAGAAGCACCTGTTACCTCTTACTTTTGTTCTCTAACCTGCTATGTAAATTCCTCTGATGTGTTAAAGTAA